The Brevibacterium atlanticum genome segment ACGAGCGGGAGAATGAATGTCGTCGATCTGACGACGCCGTTGTCGGCAGCAACGCCGACGCTCGAGTTGCCGGACCCTTTCGTCAATCTCATCGACTTCTCGATCGACTACCAGTCTGAATACGATGACAGGGGACCATTCTGGAAGCACGCCAATATCCATACAGGTGAACACATCGGCACCCATATCGATGCCCCGGTTCACTGGATTTCGGGCCGCGGTGGCAAGGATGTCTCCGAAATCGAGCCAACGCGTCTGGTCGGACCTGCCGTCGTCATCGACTTCTCTGAACGGGCGGCCGACGATCCTGATCTGCTCATCGACGTCTCTGACATTGCTTCTTGGGAATCGGCCAACGGCGCATTCCCTGACAACTGCTGGCTGTTGGTACGGACGGGTTGGGACTCCCGCGGGCATGATCGCAACGAGTTCCTCAACAAGTACGACGGCGGCTCACACACCCCAGGCTTCACTGCGGAGTGCGCACAGTGGTTGGCTGAGCGGGACGAGATCTCGGGGGTAGGAGTGGAGACGGTCGGTATCGATGCCGGTGGAGCAGCCTCTCTCGAGCCGGCATTCCCGATGCACTATCACCTGCTCGGGCATGACAAATATGGGTTGACCTCGCTGAAGAATCTGCAGCGGCTGCCCTCTCAGGGGGCCGTGATCGTC includes the following:
- a CDS encoding cyclase family protein, which produces MNVVDLTTPLSAATPTLELPDPFVNLIDFSIDYQSEYDDRGPFWKHANIHTGEHIGTHIDAPVHWISGRGGKDVSEIEPTRLVGPAVVIDFSERAADDPDLLIDVSDIASWESANGAFPDNCWLLVRTGWDSRGHDRNEFLNKYDGGSHTPGFTAECAQWLAERDEISGVGVETVGIDAGGAASLEPAFPMHYHLLGHDKYGLTSLKNLQRLPSQGAVIVVAPLPIEGGTGSPARVFAFVDSTGGGAR